A single region of the Hylaeus volcanicus isolate JK05 chromosome 5, UHH_iyHylVolc1.0_haploid, whole genome shotgun sequence genome encodes:
- the LOC128877257 gene encoding uncharacterized protein LOC128877257, with the protein MPGYKWVHRTAERSLPENAVVGGRDIDGDTIYVGRAFHEGDMLPAKVIPSKRVAYICHNGEEHSKHEFDILCLGEFEWEFCSNGSVPSNAVVAGQTTDGEPLYVGRVLHNGSQTIGKVQQSHGCLYIPFDGEELSFKDYEVLVLN; encoded by the exons ATGCCAG GTTACAAATGGGTCCACCGAACCGCGGAGAGGAGTTTGCCTGAAAATGCAGTTGTTGGAGGACGAGACATTGACGGAGACACCATATACGTCGGCAGAGCGTTTCACGAAGGCGATATGCTTCCGGCGAAAGTGATTCCCAGTAAACGTGTTGCCTACATATGCCACAACGGAGAGGAACACTCTAAACATGAATTCGAC attCTGTGCCTGGGCGAATTTGAATGGGAGTTCTGCAGCAACGGCAGCGTTCCAAGTAATGCGGTAGTCGCAGGTCAAACTACCGATGGAGAGCCTCTGTATGTCGGCCGTGTTCTCCATAATGGATCCCAAACAATTGGCAAG GTCCAACAAAGCCACGGCTGTCTCTACATTCCCTTTGATGGAGAGGAATTGTCCTTCAAAGACTACGAAGTCCTCGTACTTAATTAA
- the LOC128877241 gene encoding E3 ubiquitin-protein ligase listerin-like, whose translation MGKKKQAQRTKNNARPSSSSRSAELLGSAMPNFVGFAAVKDGGYVPVLPGLSLCSINEIEMSNIDNNFQIVLKKMNKKDATTKYKALQEFAVMCRDSELSAVEGMLPFWPRKYCALAIDVEHRVREAAQLAHAALVKRVGKGIAVYLKQLAGAWFTSQHDTYPPAASAAINSFNDTFPPRKMIDAIVHCQQEILTYICDNITIHTAQSLSLQKNLTAEEMEAKYQRVLITSLQGYSFYLKKVPVQEIEKMIDIHRKIISNSKFWKLVKYDALPVKTAFFNVLTSMNENTVILLQEEKKRTVTTIMNSLDETEPALLSAVWESVLVTINKIQDWYCVVSIEKLVLPKLWRVLRSGGQCCATIVYPNLLPFISQFPKLNVDVYNLYMNFFNNMRQGFSVKSVQMSRSEMFAVTTSFIECLRYSILLNVDNHDLCITLLKEQLMPSLEMCLKEDTPMKQILFCEITHLVRYWSKNRYNEEYKSYSYLIQEFWRELKLLFDSIIDTSQNLETFNVPYTSNSQIKFLITLKTAPVHGRKNLKVTFSNPEDDINVDRQPQDTNTDTDTVFLSELNNFVYSLCIKYFNKITEQRIKTYITYLNKLITCFANEELFINPSNSFKVEVNFFNVYNNVLRNWLLDHSPDTEYIVELIFNFMKHMNDDEKNNILESLTQFQDIVTTRSVIQCALSKKHRNDPIVKKWCSQSRITSLLVDVAKVIASGNYSDLEKNQNLILLAFEPSDDGNLSITEDGVNEIVSILCNSIHEVDKTYLLHFAKLISCIVPLTWTHKQSILGAVQVLETLFELCSRDYFSNDFAFIETMRVVWKKGLLEAIKKLSQPALIELTNKFATTMWKKIYNSNDERPKDILVDMAADFLEVIIDNQVHMDNDYAQEIILTFLTDSNITTWMAEVTGIILYGEVICGKLYVSTLDQRIQIYQNSMSIDLTSTAVMDNTENCLKWALFNINVLNNLCLRSTSRDEEEDEDKESNSEKLMIHNLNLPGSTNLLINIIYSIILGRIYTNHYKSTKYYSNVSKILITVENSFKQIQMHINEDTYNQIVNHIKINYSKYGSMLSYIILFCCTELCTGQKPEELFKIYNNSNIPITDNEMNLQGQQILSKLQSSENTSVTINDINIHMLIVARSTLINQEHNLNYSSILEKLISYKKENHMLLLFDCDVSQTSWERLTLPLEVIRLLTEFVTKVPTKLTFDQWNFILISLVLWQFSLTKSKQNANDFKVSTLTVAVCQLYFALQNLMNRHEQEEITDLPRTLLDEWKNVFASDIQYGIIKSWMVYADSYDKKTAVLKPIIVLDYLGKAVKMLNGNILFETQSKIAPSIPVDLNDTVKLSLKLFQSPVASIQLGAYHVLKQAVPVLVEQDKATVELENFDANTLNIKKIEDVLENSQNIVNTTLMDFKLCDTVSCTIQPYTDSYTYTVGYLLSWAIILDMCANAHGDLLYQYAEILKDNFFPSLLNNIFRLMPVEVLQDYKNKGAKLMELFSTEPSLDFGESWTEWRLDHIVCWLYTNSLRHLPVLVRQWWSTADSRVSAAVDKITTHYVSPMLCQEELLNTKLHTIENMQVKVHPTFREVVALYQMDDTKLELNITLPPNHPLGPVTVEPGQHAGGTANWRNCHMQLSIFLTHQNGSVWDGLALWKRNLDKKFAGVEECYICFSIFHLSTYQIPKLSCHTCRKKFHTACLYKWFSTSQKSTCPICRNVF comes from the exons ATGGGGAAGAAGAAACAAGCCcaacgaacaaaaaataatgcaaGG CCATCAAGTAGCAGTCGAAGTGCTGAACTATTAGGTTCTGCAATGCCAAATTTTGTTGGTTTCGCAGCAGTGAAAGATGGTGGATATGTACCTGTATTACCAGGTTTATCACTTTGTAGCATAAATGAGATAGAAATGAGTaacattgataataattttcaaatagtgttaaagaaaatgaataaaaaagatgCAACAACAAAGTACAAG GCCTTACAAGAATTTGCTGTCATGTGTAGAGACTCAGAATTATCAGCAGTTGAGGGAATGTTGCCATTCTGGCCACGGAAATATTGTGCCTTAGCTATAGATGTAGAACATAGAGTGAGAGAAGCTGCACAATTGGCACATGCAGCTCTTGTCAAACGGGTAGGGAAGGGCATAGCAgtgtatttaaaacaattagcAGGAGCCTGGTTTACTTCACAACATGATACATACCCCCCTGCTGCATCAGCTGCTATCAATTCGttcaat GACACATTTCCACCAAGGAAAATGATTGATGCCATTGTGCATTGTCAACAGGAAATTTTAACATATATCTGTGATAACATTACTATTCATACAGCACAGTCTTTGTCTTTGCAAAa gAATCTTACTGCAGAAGAAATGGAAGCAAAGTATCAAAGAGTTTTGATAACAAGTTTACAAggttatagtttttatttaaagaaggTTCCTGTTCAGgagattgaaaaaatgattgataTCCACCGTAAGATTATAAGTAATAGCAAGTTTTGGAAGTTAGTAAAGTATGATGCTCTACCAGTTAAAACagcattttttaatgtgtTAACATCAATGAATGAGAATACTGTTATACTGTTGCaagaggaaaaaaagagaactgTAACAACTATTATGAATAGTCTTGATGAAACAGAACCAGCACTCTTATCTGCTGTATGGGAATCTGTGCTTgtaactataaataaaatacag GATTGGTATTGTGTAGTAAGTATTGAGAAATTAGTATTACCAAAACTGTGGCGTGTTTTACGAAGTGGAGGACAGTGTTGCGCTACTATTGTTTACCCGAACTTGTTACCATTTATCAGTCAGTTTCCAAAACTAAATGTTGATGTTTACAACTTGTACatgaacttttttaataatatgcgACAAGG ATTTTCGGTAAAAAGCGTTCAAATGAGCCGCTCAGAAATGTTTGCGGTAACAACGTCATTTATTGAATGTTTACGTTATTCTATTCTTCTAAATGTTGATAATCACGATTTATGCATTACACTCCTCAAAGAAcag CTCATGCCAAGTCTAGAAATGTGTTTAAAAGAAGATACTCCTatgaaacaaattcttttttgtgaaattacCCACTTGGTGCGGTATTGGAGTAAAAATCGATATAATGAAGAATATAAATCATATTCTTATTTGATACAAGAATTTTGGCGCGAACtcaaattattgtttgattCGATTATAGACACATCCcaaaatttggaaacattcAATGTTCCATATACAAGCAATTCTCAAATCAAATTCTTAATTACATTGAAAACAGCTCCCGTACACGGccgtaaaaatttaaaagtaacattttcaaatccAGAAGACGATATCAATGTTGATCGTCAACCGCAGGATACAAACACTGATACCGATACTGTATTTCTTTCTGaacttaataattttgtctattcactttgcataaaatatttcaataaaatcacTGAACAGCGCATAAAAACgtatataacatatttaaataagcTTATAACTTGCTTTGCAAACGAAGAACTTTTTATAAACCCATCAAACTCTTTCAAAGTAGAAGTAAACTTCTTCAATGTCTATAATAATGTTTTACGAAACTGGTTACTGGATCATTCACCAGACACTGAATATATAgtagaattaatattcaatttcatgAAGCATATGAATGATgatgagaaaaataatattttagagtCACTAACACAG TTTCAAGACATTGTTACAACACGAAGTGTTATACAATGTGCTCTATCAAAAAAACATAGAAATGATCCAATAGTAAAGAAATGGTGTTCACAATCTAGAATAACTAGTTTATTAGTAGATGTAGCAAAGGTAATTGCTTCAGGAAATTATTCTGATTTAGAGAAAAACCAGAATCTTATTTTGTTAGCCTTTGAACCTTCTGATGATGGCA atttgtCGATAACAGAAGATGGCGTCAATGAAATTGTATCTATACTTTGTAATTCAATTCATGAAGTGGATAAAacgtatttattacattttgcaaaattaatttcttgtattGTTCCATTAACATGGACTCATAAACAATCGATATTGGGAGCTGTACAAGTATTAGAAACACTTTTTGAACTGTGTTCTCGAGATTACTTTAGTAACGATTTCGCTTTTATTGAAACAATGCGGGTTGTATGGAAAAAAGGACTTCTGGaagctattaaaaaattatctcaACCAGCATTGATTGAGTTGACTAATAAGTTTGCAACTACTAtgtggaaaaaaatatataactc GAACGACGAGCGCCCCAAAGATATATTGGTGGACATGGCGGCTGATTTTCTCGAAGTTATAATAGATAACCAAGTTCACATGGATAATGATTATGcacaagaaattattttaacattccTAACAGATTCTAATATAACTACATGGATGGCTGAAGTAACTGGAATAATTCTGTATGGTGAAGTAATATGTGGTAAACTATATGTATCCACTCTTGATCAGAGGAtacaaatttatcaaaattccaTGTCCATTGATTTAACTAGTACCGCGGTAATGGATAATACtgagaattgtttaaaatgggcattatttaatataaatgtgcTGAATAACCTATGCTTAAGATCAACTAGCAGAGATgaagaggaagacgaagaCAAAGAATCTAATagtgaaaaattgatgataCACAATTTGAATTTACCAGGAAGTACgaatcttttaataaatattatatactcaattattttggGAAGAATTTACACAAATCATTACAAATCc ACAAAATATTATAGCAACGTtagcaaaattttaataactgttgaaaatagttttaaacaaatacaaatgcaCATTAACGAAGATACATACAATCAAATTGTTAATcatattaaaat aaattattcaaaatatggTAGTATGTTATCGTACATAATACTCTTTTGTTGCACTGAATTATGTACTGGCCAAAAACCAGAAgaactgtttaaaatttacaacaaTAGTAACATACCTATCACAGATAATGAAATGAACCTTCAAGGGCAACAg ATTTTATCAAAACTTCAAAGTTCGGAAAATACTTCGGTAACAATAAATGACATTAATATTCACATGTTAATCGTTGCAAGGAGTACGCTTATAAACCAAGAACACAATTTAAACTACTCCAGCATTTTAGAAAAACTAATATCCTACAAGAAGGAAAACCATATGCTATTACTTTTCGATTG CGATGTCTCTCAGACTTCCTGGGAAAGATTAACTTTACCTCTGGAAGTTATAAGATTACTGACAGAATTTGTAACGAAAGTTCCCACTAAATTAACGTTTGATCAGTGGAATTTTATCCTAATATCTTTGGTTCTTTGGCAATTTTCTCTTActaaatcaaaacaaaatgcTAATGACTTTAaa GTATCTACACTGACAGTAGCCGTTTGTCAACTTTATTTCGCACTTCAGAATTTAATGAACCGACACGAACAGGAAGAAATAACGGACTTACCTCGAACATTGTTAGAcgaatggaaaaatgtttttgccAGTGATATACAATATGGAATTATTAAATCCTGGATGGTTTATGCAG ATTCGTACGATAAAAAGACAGCAGTTTTGAAACCTATCATAGTGTTAGATTATCTAGGAAAAGCAGTGAAAATGTTAAACGGAAATATACTGTTCGAAACTCAATCGAAGATAGCACCTTCAATACCCGTTGATCTGAACGACACTGTAAAATTGTcgctaaaattatttcaatctcCTGTAGCCAGTATACAGCTGGGTGCATATCATGTATTAAAACAGGCAGTACCAGTTCTCGTAGAACAAGACAAAGCAACCGTGGAGTTAGAAAACTTTGATGCAAATACTttgaacattaaaaaaatagaagacgTATTAGAAAATTCTCAGAACATCGTGAACACTACTTTAATGgatttcaa attatgCGATACAGTTAGTTGTACCATTCAACCATATACAGATTCCTACACATACACTGTGGGATACTTACTATCATGGGCTATCATACTAGACATGTGCGCGAATGCTCATGGAGATCTGTTGTATCAGTATGCCGAAATTCttaa AGATAATTTCTTTCCaagtttgttaaataacatattccGTCTAATGCCGGTGGAGGTGCTCcaagattataaaaataaaggtgCAAAATTAATGGAGCTATTTTCTACCGAACCATCCCTTGACTTTGGAG AAAGCTGGACGGAATGGAGATTAGATCATATAGTTTGTTGGTTATACACAAATAGTTTAAGACATTTACCAGTATTGGTACGACAGTGGTGGAGCACTGCTGACAGTAGAGTCAGTGCTGCAGTAGATAAGATCACGACGCATTATGTTAGCCCCATGCTTTGCCAGGAAGAGCTTCTGAATACCAAGCTACATACTATCGAAAACATGCAAGTGAAGGTTCATCCAACGTTCCGTGAAGTTGTAGCCTTGTATCAAATGGATGACACAAAATTGGAACTTAACATCACTTTACCACCTAATCATCCTTTGGGACCAGTAACAGTCGAACCTGGTCAACACGCGGGTGGAACTGCAAATTGGCGAAACTGTCACATGCAGTTGTCCATATTTCTTACACATCAG AACGGATCTGTGTGGGATGGCCTTGCGTTgtggaaaagaaatttagatAAGAAATTCGCTGGCGTCGAAGAGTGTTATATATGTTTCagtattttccatttaagtACATATCAAATACCGAAATTGTCATGTCATACGTGTCGCAAGAAGTTTCACACAGCCTGTCTG TACAAATGGTTTAGTACAAGCCAGAAATCCACGTGCCCGATATGCAGGaacgtattttaa
- the LOC128877253 gene encoding phosphatidylinositol-glycan biosynthesis class F protein, protein MTNMTVGNKLGQRLLLSYCSFTCIYFPGILILLKLNDNLYNVGKYKFIPVLLILLFAEVIKLLFPMFQSDSIIIGKTELRTSSKARKSWSKYLKEIFKFLLAAFLLSVIYYIIIVLFGAPVFMHHEETTMLTLTLTTLTFVPASLHLGVDGVLEIMTGTQSQKGNVLVDAVKTNIQATLLGTWLGAIVIPLDWDRPWQAWPIPCVIGALLGYMIAHFITLAKTLPMLKLAKKVHR, encoded by the coding sequence ATGACAAACATGACAGTTGGAAACAAATTGGGTCAAAGATTGTTATTATCCTATTGTTCTTTCACTTGCATTTACTTTCCTGGTATTCTGATATTACTCAAGTTAAATGACAACTTGTACAATGTGGGAAAGTACAAATTTATCCCAGTATTATTAATTCTGCTTTTTGCAGAAGTGATAAAGTTACTGTTTCCTATGTTTCAATCTGATTCAATAATTATAGGGAAGACTGAATTAAGAACATCCTCAAAAGCTAGAAAGTCTTggtcaaaatatttgaaagaaatttttaaatttttattggctGCTTTTCTTTTGtctgttatatattatattataattgtactaTTCGGTGCACCTGTATTTATGCATCACGAAGAAACTACCATGCTGACTCTCACATTAACTACTCTTACATTTGTTCCTGCCAGTTTGCACTTAGGAGTGGATGGTGTATTAGAAATCATGACAGGAACACAATCTCAAAAAGGAAATGTCTTAGTGGATGCTGTAAAGACTAATATTCAAGCTACACTTCTAGGTACATGGTTAGGAGCTATTGTAATTCCATTAGATTGGGATCGACCATGGCAAGCTTGGCCAATACCATGTGTAATAGGTGCTCTTCTTGGCTATATGATTGCACACTTTATTACTCTTGCAAAAACCCTACCTATGTTAAAATTAGCCAAAAAAGTTcatagataa